TATTTTACCGATGTTAGGGATTTTATATATCATTTCTCCAATCGACTTAATTCCAGAAGTAGCTGTTCCTGTTTTGGGAGTCCTAGATGATCTGGCTGTTTTATACTTAGTGATCCCTAAACTAATCAAAGAAGTGGACAAGTTTTTACTTTGGGAAGCTGAACAAAAACTAAATACAGGTAATACTAAGATAATCGATGCTCAAATTATAAAATAATTGACGCAAATATATT
The sequence above is drawn from the Chryseobacterium daecheongense genome and encodes:
- a CDS encoding DUF1232 domain-containing protein, encoding MKYSKLNLAKEAINHKGFVKKIPDIFRMVKYWRKGIYPMKSIDIILPMLGILYIISPIDLIPEVAVPVLGVLDDLAVLYLVIPKLIKEVDKFLLWEAEQKLNTGNTKIIDAQIIK